A window of Aliarcobacter trophiarum LMG 25534 contains these coding sequences:
- a CDS encoding UvrD-helicase domain-containing protein translates to MILTYEQEKIVNSSLQSFKINAVAGSGKTTTLLLYAEKNPQLKILYLAYNKSLQVALNEKLKEFHLPNLHISTIHSLAYNKTKAYNYKLVADLKTTILEKLIVEFEFSKNSKNIYPSLEYISLLKSLVNFYCNSNLIELDLKLLEEFTKQSDFSAKILDILKSKQKNLLEHLKLILSSMKLGKIEAIHDFYLKMFFLNKKASFDLNYDLIFVDEAQDISDVMIAIVEKQPCNKIYVGDSFQQIYSFRYASNALAKIDLPSYNLTHSFRFSNSYAKFLEKYLNSFYELNNSKNLVLNGLENSVETKIGTENIDFREQFTIISRTTFGLIKEIVKYLHSNKKLFFEGGYNSYSFMNQTVYSIFYLKNRKNEKITIDEIKNFDTIFELETFAKETKNQDYLNIIRFINSYGDNIFEINKKIKEQLVTNKDEADIIFTTSHKAKGMEYNQVVMVDDFITKKDILNTKRALSFNQINEELNIFYVASTRVKKAIILTNLE, encoded by the coding sequence GTGATATTAACCTATGAACAAGAAAAGATTGTAAATAGCTCTTTACAATCTTTTAAAATAAATGCAGTTGCAGGAAGTGGAAAAACCACAACTTTGCTTCTATATGCAGAAAAAAATCCGCAACTAAAAATACTATATTTAGCATATAACAAATCTTTGCAAGTTGCTTTAAATGAGAAATTAAAAGAGTTTCATCTACCAAATTTACATATAAGTACAATTCACTCTTTAGCATATAATAAAACAAAGGCCTACAACTACAAACTTGTAGCTGATTTAAAAACAACTATTTTGGAAAAACTAATTGTAGAGTTTGAGTTTAGTAAAAATAGCAAAAATATCTATCCTAGTTTAGAGTACATATCTTTATTAAAATCTCTTGTGAATTTTTATTGTAACTCAAATTTAATAGAGCTAGATTTAAAGCTTCTTGAAGAGTTTACAAAACAGAGCGATTTTAGTGCAAAAATTTTAGATATTTTAAAAAGTAAGCAAAAAAATCTTTTAGAACATCTAAAACTTATATTAAGCTCAATGAAGCTTGGGAAAATAGAGGCTATTCATGACTTTTATCTAAAAATGTTTTTTTTAAATAAAAAAGCCTCTTTTGATTTAAATTACGATTTAATTTTTGTTGATGAAGCACAAGATATAAGCGATGTTATGATTGCAATTGTTGAAAAACAACCTTGCAATAAGATATATGTAGGAGATAGTTTTCAGCAAATTTATAGTTTTAGATATGCTTCAAATGCTTTAGCAAAAATCGATTTACCATCATATAATTTAACTCATAGCTTTAGATTCTCAAATAGCTATGCAAAATTCTTAGAAAAATACCTAAATAGTTTTTATGAATTAAATAACTCAAAAAATCTAGTTCTAAATGGTTTAGAAAATAGTGTTGAAACAAAAATTGGGACTGAAAATATCGATTTCAGGGAACAGTTTACAATTATTTCAAGGACGACTTTTGGGCTTATTAAAGAGATAGTAAAATATCTTCACTCAAATAAAAAGCTTTTTTTTGAAGGTGGATATAACTCATACTCTTTTATGAACCAAACTGTTTACTCTATTTTTTATCTTAAAAACCGAAAAAATGAGAAGATAACTATTGATGAAATAAAAAACTTTGATACAATATTTGAATTAGAAACATTTGCAAAAGAGACAAAAAATCAAGACTACTTAAATATCATAAGATTTATAAATAGCTATGGAGATAATATTTTTGAGATAAATAAAAAGATCAAAGAACAGCTTGTAACAAATAAAGATGAAGCAGATATTATCTTTACAACTAGTCATAAAGCAAAAGGTATGGAGTATAATCAAGTTGTTATGGTAGATGATTTTATTACAAAAAAAGATATTTTAAATACAAAACGAGCTTTAAGTTTTAATCAAATAAATGAAGAGCTAAATATATTTTATGTAGCAAGTACAAGAGTAAAAAAAGCTATTATTCTTACTAATTTGGAGTAG
- a CDS encoding HD domain-containing protein, which yields MLNPKIIDYIFSSASIQRWNDYPRMVDLVELDKQAHKFVIAYFIAKLEKDINFTHLIEAGIFEFLRRVVVTDIRPDVFRKALQKKSKEINSWVVEKLKPSLQDIDGGNFLQKFEAFLNDSSMYKKERFILKAASYLSTKWEFSIVYQTSQFLSDIEEVKKLVDVEIEDYYELLGVQKIALNKKLAKIIDLSGRLRFQKRWAQTPRIPETSVLGHMLTVALFSYFYSIKVNACDKRLQNNFFTALFHDLPEALTRDIISPVKYSVDKLSDIIAEYEVAKIEDDILPNVPIEIQEEFSYILGLYDGKKEEFANKVKIDGKIKEVEDINKYNLDKFEAIDGLALKQCDKLSAFVEASLSISHGIKSRELISGKKEILKGLKEINGVDFKQIAIEIDSEFGSSGQTQTVLDFE from the coding sequence GTGTTAAACCCAAAAATTATTGATTATATTTTTTCAAGTGCCTCTATTCAAAGGTGGAATGACTACCCTAGAATGGTTGATTTAGTAGAGCTCGATAAACAAGCCCACAAATTCGTAATAGCATATTTTATTGCAAAATTAGAAAAAGATATTAACTTTACTCATCTAATAGAAGCTGGTATATTTGAATTTTTAAGAAGAGTTGTTGTTACTGATATAAGACCAGATGTTTTTAGAAAAGCTCTTCAAAAAAAATCAAAAGAGATAAATTCATGGGTAGTTGAAAAGTTAAAACCATCATTACAAGATATAGATGGTGGAAACTTCTTACAAAAGTTTGAAGCTTTTTTAAATGATAGCTCTATGTACAAAAAAGAGAGATTTATACTAAAAGCTGCTTCTTATTTATCAACTAAATGGGAGTTCTCAATTGTTTATCAAACTAGTCAATTTTTAAGTGATATAGAAGAGGTAAAAAAACTAGTTGATGTTGAGATTGAAGACTATTATGAGCTTTTAGGAGTTCAAAAAATAGCTTTAAATAAAAAATTAGCAAAAATTATTGATTTAAGTGGAAGATTAAGATTTCAAAAAAGATGGGCTCAAACTCCACGAATTCCAGAAACTTCTGTATTAGGTCATATGTTAACAGTTGCTCTTTTTTCATATTTTTACTCTATAAAAGTAAATGCTTGTGATAAAAGACTACAAAATAACTTTTTTACAGCACTATTTCATGACTTACCAGAAGCTCTTACAAGAGATATTATAAGCCCAGTAAAATATAGTGTAGATAAGCTTTCTGATATTATTGCAGAGTATGAAGTTGCAAAAATAGAGGATGATATTTTACCAAATGTTCCAATAGAGATTCAAGAGGAGTTCTCATATATTTTAGGTCTTTATGATGGAAAAAAAGAGGAGTTTGCAAACAAAGTAAAAATAGATGGAAAGATTAAAGAAGTTGAAGATATAAACAAATATAATCTTGATAAATTTGAAGCAATCGATGGCTTAGCTTTAAAACAGTGCGATAAACTTTCAGCTTTTGTAGAAGCCTCTTTATCTATCTCTCATGGAATTAAATCAAGAGAGCTTATAAGTGGGAAAAAAGAGATTTTAAAAGGTCTAAAAGAGATAAATGGAGTTGATTTTAAACAAATTGCTATTGAAATTGATAGCGAATTTGGAAGTAGTGGTCAAACTCAAACTGTTTTGGATTTTGAATAA
- a CDS encoding YtxH domain-containing protein, which translates to MAKNNQNFNQYNTDINSTRNNQQSGLNINQNPYINSSINQNFLGQNPNNQIQNQSNSLLNGDFVKGALIGAVATYVLTNKNAQESIFQAINKAKTLVTAGIEELKERIEDAKAASQSNTQEF; encoded by the coding sequence ATGGCTAAAAATAATCAAAATTTTAATCAATATAATACAGATATAAATAGTACAAGAAATAATCAACAAAGTGGATTAAATATCAACCAAAACCCATATATAAATAGTAGTATCAACCAAAATTTTCTAGGACAAAATCCAAATAATCAAATCCAAAACCAATCTAACTCTTTATTAAATGGTGATTTTGTAAAAGGTGCTTTAATTGGAGCGGTTGCAACTTATGTTTTAACAAACAAAAATGCTCAAGAGAGTATATTTCAAGCAATTAATAAAGCAAAAACTTTGGTAACTGCTGGAATTGAAGAGTTAAAAGAGAGAATAGAAGATGCAAAGGCAGCTTCACAATCAAATACACAAGAGTTCTAA
- a CDS encoding heavy metal translocating P-type ATPase, whose product MDKKFIKVHQIGLRARYKLEILKDNFIDEDILKGYFSSFKEIKTIRINKKAYSIIFELREDIFKKIEEILKDLSLETLLKSVQNSEASVCVTCVSSEKPSMKATIFASSALISERLVTNSSLKAVTTTVACTPLLIDGIKELFKEGLTSHVLEAAAVAISIFRKDYLAANSTNAMLELGEYIEETTVHKSDDLLKELAKPNIEEAWVEKKIAGKVVEVLVKTEELKIGDIIIVGAGSTIAIDGHIIDGAGTINQVSMTGEATPIAKYRGDRVISGTIVEEGRFRIWAEQVGSNTATQRIKHYIENSLNEKSSAQLKANKLANKLVPVTLGLATAAYIFTRDFQRVASVLQADYSCALKLATPVAFKSTISKAGHNGIMIKGAKSIEALSSADTFVFDKTGTLTGGELEVVGVDSYDRSWSEEKLLNLTASTEEHYFHPVAEAVVKAAKERGFVHMHHEEVEFIVAHGVKTEVKGKSVIIGSRHFLEDDEKIDFKPFKKDIENSLKKSDTLLYVGYDGKLLGTIGLADNLRENSKNAIKKLKTLGVKNIVMLTGDIKEKALKIADELGIDEVKAELLPQDKANIVKELMSKGKKVAFIGDGINDAPALISSHVGISMSRGADIAKATADISLLKDDIEAVVEAKEFANKTMNLINTNFNATVGINSAILLGATFGLFSPIVTAILHNGTTIGLLLNSIRGVKLVK is encoded by the coding sequence ATGGATAAAAAATTTATAAAAGTTCATCAAATAGGACTTAGAGCTAGATATAAGCTTGAAATACTAAAAGATAATTTTATAGATGAAGATATTTTAAAAGGTTATTTTAGTAGTTTTAAAGAGATTAAAACTATTAGAATAAATAAAAAAGCATACTCAATAATTTTTGAGCTAAGAGAAGATATTTTTAAAAAGATAGAGGAGATTTTAAAAGATTTATCTTTAGAGACTCTTTTAAAATCTGTACAAAATAGTGAAGCTAGTGTTTGTGTAACTTGTGTAAGTAGTGAAAAACCATCTATGAAAGCAACTATTTTTGCAAGTAGTGCTTTAATATCTGAAAGATTAGTTACAAATAGTAGTTTAAAAGCAGTTACAACAACAGTAGCATGTACTCCACTTTTAATAGATGGAATAAAAGAGCTTTTTAAAGAAGGGCTTACTTCTCATGTACTTGAAGCCGCTGCTGTTGCTATATCTATTTTTAGAAAAGATTATTTAGCCGCTAACTCTACAAATGCTATGCTTGAACTTGGTGAATATATAGAAGAGACAACTGTTCATAAAAGTGATGATTTACTAAAAGAGTTGGCAAAACCAAATATTGAAGAGGCTTGGGTTGAGAAAAAGATAGCTGGAAAAGTTGTAGAGGTTTTAGTAAAAACAGAAGAGTTAAAAATTGGAGATATTATTATTGTTGGAGCAGGTAGTACTATTGCAATAGATGGGCATATTATTGATGGTGCTGGAACAATAAATCAAGTCTCAATGACTGGAGAAGCGACACCAATAGCAAAGTATAGAGGAGACAGGGTAATATCTGGAACTATAGTGGAAGAGGGAAGATTTAGAATTTGGGCTGAGCAAGTTGGATCAAATACAGCAACTCAAAGAATAAAACACTATATAGAAAACTCTTTAAATGAAAAATCATCAGCTCAGTTAAAAGCAAATAAATTAGCAAATAAGTTAGTTCCTGTTACTTTAGGACTCGCTACTGCTGCTTATATTTTTACAAGAGATTTTCAAAGAGTTGCTTCTGTTCTTCAAGCTGATTACTCTTGTGCTTTAAAACTTGCAACTCCTGTTGCTTTTAAATCTACAATTTCAAAAGCTGGACATAATGGAATTATGATTAAAGGTGCAAAATCTATTGAAGCTTTAAGTAGTGCTGATACCTTTGTATTTGATAAGACAGGAACTCTAACAGGAGGAGAGCTAGAAGTTGTAGGTGTGGATTCATACGATAGAAGTTGGAGTGAAGAGAAGCTTTTAAATCTTACTGCTTCAACAGAAGAACACTATTTTCATCCAGTTGCAGAAGCTGTTGTAAAGGCTGCAAAAGAGAGAGGTTTTGTACATATGCACCATGAAGAGGTTGAATTTATTGTAGCTCATGGAGTAAAAACAGAGGTAAAAGGTAAGTCTGTTATTATTGGAAGTCGTCATTTCTTAGAAGATGATGAAAAGATAGATTTTAAACCTTTCAAAAAAGATATTGAAAACTCTTTAAAAAAGAGTGATACACTACTTTATGTTGGATATGACGGTAAACTTTTAGGAACAATTGGTTTAGCTGACAACTTAAGAGAAAACTCTAAAAATGCTATAAAGAAATTAAAAACTCTTGGAGTTAAGAATATAGTTATGTTAACAGGTGATATAAAAGAGAAAGCTTTAAAAATTGCTGATGAGTTAGGAATTGATGAGGTAAAAGCGGAACTTTTACCACAAGATAAAGCAAATATTGTAAAAGAGCTTATGAGTAAAGGTAAAAAAGTTGCTTTTATTGGAGATGGGATAAATGATGCACCAGCTTTAATCTCTTCACATGTTGGGATATCTATGAGCCGTGGAGCTGATATTGCAAAAGCAACTGCTGATATTAGTCTATTAAAAGATGATATTGAAGCTGTTGTTGAAGCAAAAGAGTTTGCAAATAAAACTATGAATTTGATAAATACAAACTTTAATGCAACAGTAGGAATAAATAGTGCAATACTTTTAGGTGCAACTTTTGGTTTATTTTCTCCAATTGTAACTGCTATATTGCATAATGGGACAACAATAGGATTACTTTTAAATTCGATAAGAGGAGTAAAATTAGTAAAATAG
- a CDS encoding metal ABC transporter solute-binding protein, Zn/Mn family, with protein sequence MRNYLVIFILFTTVLFASKQELTVTILPQKYFVQKIVKDKFNINVMIKPGSSPHNFEPKASQMKALSSSKIYFMIGEPSEKAWISRFKQNAKNTLFVDTTIGVEKIAMQEHTHHEDEHDKHDNHIDENGLDPHIWLDPISVKNQAKNIYEAVIKIDEKNSEFYKTNYNEFINELENLDKDIKKILTPYKDKAFMVFHPSWGYFAVRYDLEQISIEIEGKEPKPNELLKLIEDSKEHNIKIVFVSPQFSQKSAKTISQNIGASVVSIDPLNEDWQNNLLFVADEIAKSYRE encoded by the coding sequence ATGAGAAATTATTTAGTGATTTTTATACTATTTACAACAGTTTTATTTGCTTCAAAACAAGAACTAACAGTAACAATTCTACCACAAAAATATTTTGTACAAAAAATTGTAAAAGATAAATTCAATATAAATGTTATGATAAAACCTGGAAGCTCTCCACATAATTTTGAACCAAAAGCTTCTCAAATGAAAGCTCTAAGCAGCTCAAAAATATATTTTATGATAGGAGAACCTAGTGAGAAAGCTTGGATTAGTAGATTTAAACAGAATGCAAAAAATACACTTTTTGTAGATACAACTATTGGAGTAGAAAAAATAGCAATGCAAGAACACACTCATCATGAAGATGAACATGATAAACACGATAACCATATAGATGAAAATGGACTTGATCCACATATTTGGTTAGACCCAATAAGTGTAAAAAATCAAGCAAAAAACATCTATGAAGCAGTAATTAAAATAGATGAGAAAAATAGTGAATTTTATAAAACAAACTATAATGAGTTTATAAATGAACTTGAAAATTTAGATAAAGATATAAAAAAGATTTTAACACCATACAAAGACAAAGCTTTTATGGTTTTTCACCCTTCATGGGGATATTTTGCTGTACGATATGATTTAGAACAGATATCTATAGAGATTGAAGGAAAAGAACCTAAACCAAATGAGTTATTAAAACTAATAGAGGATTCAAAAGAACATAATATAAAAATAGTATTTGTATCTCCTCAATTTTCACAAAAAAGTGCAAAAACAATTTCACAAAATATTGGTGCTAGTGTAGTTTCTATTGATCCACTAAACGAAGATTGGCAAAATAATTTACTTTTTGTAGCAGATGAAATAGCAAAAAGCTATAGAGAATAA
- a CDS encoding GNAT family N-acetyltransferase, whose product MIKKADKNSIENISTLIYNAILNVANTLTGEDEDKKILETLDYYVKMDICRLSYNNIYTYKIENQIVAILLVYNSNDVKKLDLPMLDHLKTKGITLNSFDKECFDDEFYIDTVSVSPDFQGRGIAKELFSFAEKKALELGFKKLSLLVDFENIKAKYLYEKLGFKKNETLIVSGSNFYHMIKEIN is encoded by the coding sequence ATGATAAAAAAAGCAGATAAAAATAGTATAGAAAATATTTCAACTCTTATTTATAATGCGATATTAAATGTAGCAAATACCTTAACAGGAGAAGATGAAGATAAAAAGATTTTAGAAACTTTAGATTATTATGTAAAAATGGATATTTGCCGACTTAGCTATAATAATATCTATACATATAAGATAGAAAATCAAATAGTAGCTATATTGTTGGTTTATAACTCAAATGATGTAAAAAAGTTAGATTTACCTATGTTAGACCATTTAAAAACAAAAGGAATTACTCTTAACTCTTTTGATAAAGAGTGTTTTGATGATGAGTTTTATATAGATACAGTTAGTGTAAGCCCAGATTTTCAAGGAAGAGGAATAGCAAAAGAGCTGTTTAGTTTTGCAGAAAAAAAGGCTTTAGAGTTAGGTTTTAAAAAGCTTTCACTTTTAGTTGATTTTGAAAATATAAAAGCGAAATATTTATATGAGAAATTGGGATTTAAAAAGAATGAAACACTTATAGTTTCAGGAAGTAATTTCTATCATATGATAAAAGAGATAAATTAA
- a CDS encoding ferritin-like domain-containing protein produces the protein MAISYNILLEKRVDLNSNIGIDEQILQIAIYDEFKAYETYSKIIETFGNISPFSNIKEAEAVHYSVLIQLAEKYEIEVPINDWRDKIEIPSTIIECCELGVASEIENIAMYNNLLTHSTKSDITDTLFRLQSASFNNHLPAFRASVINHYNGFGNLQNSEDIIGKMKEYEELINNLMSGNIDENTISNLSSKLFSNISFQFLAGAVGGAAIVALLNQFLENQNLNKE, from the coding sequence ATGGCTATTTCTTACAATATCCTACTAGAAAAAAGAGTTGATTTAAATTCAAATATAGGTATTGATGAACAGATTTTACAAATTGCCATTTATGATGAATTTAAAGCTTATGAGACTTATAGCAAAATTATTGAAACTTTTGGAAATATAAGCCCATTTTCAAACATAAAAGAGGCGGAAGCAGTTCATTATAGTGTACTTATTCAACTAGCAGAAAAATATGAAATAGAAGTTCCAATAAATGATTGGAGAGATAAAATAGAGATTCCAAGTACTATTATAGAGTGTTGCGAATTAGGGGTAGCTTCTGAGATTGAAAATATTGCTATGTATAATAATCTTTTGACACACTCAACAAAAAGTGATATTACAGATACTCTTTTTAGGCTTCAATCAGCCTCTTTTAATAACCACTTACCAGCTTTTAGAGCATCTGTTATAAATCACTATAATGGATTTGGTAATTTACAAAATAGTGAAGATATTATTGGAAAAATGAAAGAGTATGAAGAACTTATAAATAATCTTATGAGTGGAAATATTGATGAAAATACAATTTCAAATCTTAGTTCAAAATTATTTTCAAATATAAGTTTTCAATTTTTAGCAGGAGCTGTTGGTGGAGCAGCAATTGTTGCACTTTTAAATCAATTTTTAGAAAATCAAAATTTAAACAAGGAGTAA
- a CDS encoding Fur family transcriptional regulator, giving the protein MNNSLNQENLSKIKLTTARRAILDLLQSSNKPFCYEDIKDKISMDKATFYRNITIFEEENLINSFESNDKKRYFEIKDKKHLHFICDNCSNIECIFEKPDFLLKDYKIENIILKGKCKECNKNG; this is encoded by the coding sequence ATGAATAATAGTTTAAATCAAGAAAATCTCTCAAAAATCAAATTAACAACTGCTAGAAGAGCCATTTTAGACCTTTTACAATCTTCAAACAAGCCTTTTTGCTATGAAGATATCAAAGATAAAATATCTATGGATAAAGCTACTTTTTACCGAAACATTACAATTTTTGAAGAAGAAAATCTTATAAACTCTTTTGAATCAAATGATAAAAAAAGATATTTTGAGATAAAAGATAAAAAACATCTTCACTTTATTTGTGATAACTGTTCAAATATTGAGTGTATTTTTGAAAAACCAGATTTTCTTTTAAAAGATTATAAAATTGAAAACATTATCCTAAAAGGGAAATGTAAGGAGTGCAATAAAAATGGGTAA
- the nhaA gene encoding Na+/H+ antiporter NhaA, which produces MRNQYKFITSFISTATLSGFKLFLVTVLAVYIANSTLAPQYFELLTTHFSFSFGTHTFSMSLQQWINDVLMALFFLVVGLEIKRDMLIGELSSPKKASFPIIAALGGMIVPAIVYLSINQTHPTGFGVPMATDIAFALGILMLLGKRVSLSLKVFLVTLAVVDDLGAIVVVAIFYTSELHYDFLIYSLLTYFVLMIFNYFNLVRVLPYLFVGIFLWIFIHSSGIHSTIAGILLAFVIPLKAKNTTVEEIEEHNSKSPLLRVEQALHNFSAFIIMPVFAFANAGVELDFASVIENKTIVLGVFLGLLIGKPIGILASTYLATKFKISEKPSNVSWAEILAVGFLGGIGFTMSIFISTLAFDDPHIVSAVKIGIFASSISAAIIGVIFILIIGKKETQKEFLEGLKSDK; this is translated from the coding sequence ATAAGAAATCAATATAAGTTTATAACTAGCTTTATCTCAACAGCGACTCTTAGTGGGTTTAAGCTATTTTTAGTAACAGTTTTAGCCGTTTATATAGCAAACTCTACACTTGCTCCACAATATTTTGAACTTTTAACAACTCATTTTAGCTTCTCTTTTGGAACACACACTTTTTCTATGAGTCTTCAACAATGGATAAATGATGTTTTAATGGCACTTTTCTTTCTAGTTGTTGGTTTGGAGATAAAAAGAGATATGCTAATAGGAGAGCTTTCGAGTCCAAAAAAAGCCTCTTTTCCTATTATTGCTGCTTTGGGTGGAATGATTGTCCCAGCAATAGTATATTTAAGCATAAATCAAACTCATCCAACTGGATTTGGAGTTCCTATGGCAACAGATATTGCTTTTGCTTTAGGAATTTTAATGCTTTTAGGAAAAAGAGTAAGCCTCTCTTTAAAAGTATTTTTAGTAACTTTAGCTGTTGTTGATGATTTAGGAGCAATAGTTGTAGTTGCAATATTTTATACAAGTGAACTTCATTATGATTTTTTAATCTATTCTCTTCTTACATATTTTGTTCTTATGATTTTTAACTATTTTAATCTAGTACGTGTTCTTCCTTACTTATTTGTTGGTATTTTTCTATGGATTTTTATTCATAGTTCTGGGATACACTCTACAATTGCTGGAATTCTTCTAGCTTTTGTTATTCCTCTAAAAGCAAAAAATACAACAGTTGAAGAGATAGAAGAGCATAACTCAAAAAGTCCACTTTTAAGAGTTGAACAAGCTCTTCATAACTTTAGTGCATTTATTATAATGCCAGTTTTTGCCTTTGCAAATGCAGGAGTTGAGCTAGATTTTGCAAGTGTTATAGAGAATAAAACAATTGTTCTAGGAGTATTTTTAGGTCTGCTTATTGGAAAGCCTATTGGAATTTTAGCATCAACATATCTCGCAACAAAATTTAAAATTAGTGAGAAACCATCTAATGTTAGTTGGGCTGAGATTTTAGCTGTTGGATTTTTGGGTGGAATTGGCTTTACCATGTCGATTTTTATCTCAACTCTTGCTTTTGATGACCCACATATTGTAAGTGCTGTAAAAATAGGTATTTTTGCAAGTTCTATTAGTGCTGCAATTATTGGTGTGATTTTTATTTTAATTATAGGTAAAAAGGAGACACAAAAAGAGTTTTTGGAAGGCTTGAAAAGTGATAAGTAG